From Synechococcus sp. MW101C3, a single genomic window includes:
- a CDS encoding N-acetylmuramoyl-L-alanine amidase, with protein MRASCRAIALATLAPSALLLASLPAHAASALAAWRVSRDGVLELRTSPSISLQAFYESGRGAQGPRVWIDLPGAPVRPRTLRGSGALREVRIGKPDPGTTRLVLEFAPGTQLDPRNMRLVGTARDRWRLELTGLGSNRLISTLGEGNVEVAGGGWVRPTPFGGSRPLPSTGGMPAVPRGRFRVVIDPGHGGPDPGAVGIGGLRETDVVLDISLQVAQLLQSKGVQVVLTRTSEIDVDLPPRVALANSSGAQAFLSIHANALSMARPDVNGIETFYFQGAQSRALAEAVQEEMLRVSPGSPDRGVKTGRFFVIRRTVMPAALAETGFVTGDLDSPRLADAGHRQRLAQAITRGILRYLGGG; from the coding sequence CTGCGGGCGTCGTGCCGCGCGATCGCCCTCGCCACGCTCGCGCCGTCTGCCCTGCTGCTGGCCTCTCTGCCGGCCCACGCCGCCAGCGCCCTGGCCGCCTGGCGCGTCAGCCGGGATGGGGTGCTTGAGCTGCGCACCTCGCCCTCAATCTCCCTGCAGGCCTTCTACGAAAGCGGCAGGGGCGCCCAGGGTCCTCGGGTGTGGATCGACCTCCCCGGCGCCCCGGTGCGGCCTCGCACCCTGCGCGGCAGCGGCGCCCTGCGCGAGGTGCGCATCGGCAAGCCCGATCCCGGCACCACCCGCCTTGTGCTCGAATTCGCCCCAGGCACCCAGCTCGATCCGCGCAACATGCGCCTGGTGGGCACCGCCCGCGACCGCTGGCGCCTCGAGCTGACCGGGCTGGGCTCCAACCGGCTGATCTCCACCCTCGGCGAAGGCAACGTGGAGGTGGCAGGCGGAGGCTGGGTACGGCCGACTCCCTTCGGCGGCAGCCGCCCCCTCCCCTCCACCGGCGGCATGCCCGCAGTGCCGCGCGGCCGCTTCCGGGTGGTGATCGATCCAGGCCACGGCGGACCCGACCCGGGCGCCGTGGGCATCGGCGGGCTGCGGGAAACCGATGTGGTGCTCGACATCTCGTTGCAGGTGGCCCAGCTTCTGCAGAGCAAGGGTGTGCAGGTGGTGCTGACGCGCACCTCCGAAATCGACGTCGACCTGCCGCCGCGGGTGGCGCTGGCGAACAGCAGCGGTGCCCAGGCTTTCCTCAGCATCCACGCCAACGCCCTGAGCATGGCCCGGCCGGATGTGAACGGCATCGAAACCTTCTACTTCCAGGGCGCGCAGTCGCGGGCGCTTGCGGAGGCCGTGCAGGAGGAGATGCTGCGGGTTTCACCCGGCAGCCCCGACCGCGGCGTCAAGACCGGCCGCTTCTTCGTGATCCGCCGGACGGTGATGCCCGCGGCGCTGGCGGAAACCGGCTTCGTGACAGGCGATCTGGATTCTCCCCGGCTGGCGGATGCGGGACACCGCCAGCGGCTGGCCCAGGCCATCACCCGCGGCATCCTGCGTTACCTGGGGGGCGGATGA
- a CDS encoding glucosidase codes for MPDRDAIEFAERRRMAERDQGLVPWALWGSYLPDRQWGTVREDYSADGDAWRSFPHDHARSRVYRWGEDGLLGLCDEHARLCFSVALWNGLDPILKERPFGLGNPEGNHGEDIKDYTFHLANTPTHSFMRGLYKYPQRCFPYDHLIHENGRRGRESAEYELVDTGLFDDDRYFDVEVEYAKAAADDLLIRLRLTNRGPDPAPLTLLPTLWLRNTWSWGYAGALEQPLELEGDLLRTPVLPGLGSYRLACAEPGPWIFTDNETNTERLFRQPNQRPYQKDGFHRYVVEGEEGAINPAQRGTKAARLLRRTLAPGETWVVDLRLWAGEQPAAFGAAFEATHQARVQEWRAYFEHCVPGLEADDRRIHLAGAAGLLWCKKYYSWDVKRWLEGDPGQPVPPPERFRSANAAWRRLHVEDVISMPDSWEYPYFCQWDLMVHAVAFAGFDPATAKEQCMLLRSPRFTAPNAQTPAYEWALSDPNPPIGAWAAMRVYQIDRKQNGEPDMPFLRAALRKLLLEYGWWANRNDRSGDNVFEGGFLGLDNIAVFDRRFPLADGSHIGESDGIAWMASLSLNLLNISVELSVREPEYADLCERFVYDFVQLNLTLNTPTDNEFLNWDEQDGFYYDVIKRPDGSTDFLRSRSIAGLIPLLAVASFDQETLERLPVLDVKNSMAWYTHERTSPSWVETHLGRRHNDRLLFSLVPEDRLRRICERLFDETEFLSPYGIRSLSKVYETAPFCYTEGSESDCLSYSPADSPVAMFGGNSNWRGPVWMPLNYLLIESLQKFGHFYGDSFTVEFPTGSGVWLSLWDVSLKLEQRLVNLFRRDSQGRRAFLGDVDLFQHNPHWRDLIQFHEYFHGDNGRGVGASHQTGWSAIVCKMINQLSQYPVP; via the coding sequence ATGCCCGACCGCGACGCCATCGAGTTCGCCGAACGGCGCCGCATGGCCGAACGGGATCAGGGGCTGGTGCCCTGGGCGCTCTGGGGCAGCTACCTACCTGATCGTCAGTGGGGCACGGTGCGGGAGGACTACTCCGCCGACGGCGATGCCTGGCGCTCCTTCCCGCACGACCACGCCCGCTCGCGCGTGTACCGCTGGGGGGAGGACGGCCTGTTGGGCCTCTGCGACGAGCACGCCCGCCTCTGCTTTTCGGTGGCGCTCTGGAACGGCCTCGATCCCATCCTCAAGGAGCGGCCCTTCGGGCTGGGCAACCCGGAAGGCAACCACGGCGAAGACATCAAGGACTACACCTTTCACCTGGCCAACACCCCCACCCACAGCTTCATGCGGGGGCTCTACAAGTACCCCCAGCGCTGCTTCCCCTACGACCACCTGATCCACGAGAACGGGCGGCGCGGGCGCGAAAGCGCGGAGTACGAGCTGGTCGACACCGGGCTGTTCGACGACGACCGTTACTTCGATGTGGAGGTGGAGTACGCGAAGGCGGCGGCCGACGACCTGCTGATCCGCTTGCGCCTCACCAACCGAGGCCCCGATCCTGCCCCGCTCACCCTCCTGCCCACCCTGTGGTTGCGCAACACCTGGAGCTGGGGCTATGCGGGCGCGCTCGAGCAGCCGCTGGAGCTTGAAGGGGATCTGCTGCGCACCCCTGTGCTGCCCGGCCTCGGGTCGTACCGGCTGGCCTGCGCCGAGCCTGGCCCCTGGATCTTCACCGACAACGAGACCAACACCGAGCGCCTGTTCCGCCAGCCCAACCAGCGGCCGTATCAGAAGGACGGCTTTCACCGGTATGTGGTGGAGGGGGAGGAGGGAGCCATCAACCCCGCCCAGCGGGGCACCAAGGCAGCCCGCCTGCTGCGCCGCACACTGGCCCCGGGGGAGACCTGGGTGGTGGACCTGCGCCTGTGGGCGGGCGAGCAGCCGGCGGCGTTCGGCGCGGCGTTCGAGGCCACCCATCAGGCACGCGTGCAGGAATGGAGGGCCTACTTCGAGCACTGCGTGCCGGGGCTGGAAGCCGACGACCGCCGCATTCACCTCGCAGGCGCCGCCGGATTGCTGTGGTGCAAGAAGTACTACAGCTGGGACGTGAAACGCTGGCTGGAGGGGGATCCGGGCCAGCCGGTGCCGCCGCCGGAGCGCTTCAGGAGCGCCAATGCGGCCTGGCGCCGTCTGCATGTGGAAGATGTGATCTCCATGCCCGATTCATGGGAATACCCCTATTTCTGCCAGTGGGATCTGATGGTGCATGCCGTGGCCTTCGCCGGCTTCGATCCGGCCACCGCCAAGGAGCAGTGCATGCTGCTGCGCAGCCCCCGCTTCACGGCGCCCAACGCCCAGACCCCTGCCTACGAATGGGCGCTCTCCGATCCGAACCCACCGATCGGTGCCTGGGCGGCGATGCGTGTGTATCAGATCGACCGCAAGCAGAACGGTGAACCGGACATGCCCTTTCTGCGGGCGGCACTGCGCAAGCTGTTGCTGGAATACGGCTGGTGGGCCAACCGCAACGATCGTTCGGGCGACAACGTCTTCGAGGGTGGATTCCTCGGTCTGGATAACATTGCCGTGTTCGATCGCCGCTTTCCGCTCGCCGATGGCAGCCACATCGGAGAAAGCGATGGCATCGCCTGGATGGCGTCGCTGAGCCTGAATCTGCTCAACATCAGCGTGGAGCTGAGTGTGCGTGAACCGGAGTATGCGGATCTGTGCGAGCGTTTTGTCTACGACTTCGTGCAGCTCAACCTCACGCTCAACACCCCCACAGACAACGAGTTTCTGAACTGGGATGAGCAGGATGGCTTCTACTACGACGTGATCAAGCGGCCCGATGGAAGCACTGATTTCCTGCGCAGCCGCTCGATTGCTGGCCTGATTCCCCTGCTGGCGGTGGCCAGTTTCGATCAGGAAACGCTGGAACGTCTGCCGGTGCTGGATGTGAAGAACAGCATGGCGTGGTACACCCACGAGCGCACCTCTCCCTCCTGGGTGGAAACGCACCTGGGCCGGCGCCACAACGACCGGCTGCTGTTTTCCCTGGTGCCGGAAGATCGGCTGCGCCGCATCTGTGAGCGGCTGTTCGATGAGACGGAATTCCTTTCTCCCTACGGCATCCGCTCTCTGTCGAAGGTGTATGAAACCGCACCCTTCTGCTACACCGAAGGCAGTGAATCAGATTGCCTCTCCTATTCACCGGCGGACAGCCCGGTGGCCATGTTCGGTGGCAACTCCAACTGGCGTGGGCCGGTGTGGATGCCGCTTAATTATCTGTTGATCGAATCTCTGCAGAAATTCGGCCATTTTTATGGCGACAGCTTCACGGTGGAGTTCCCCACCGGCTCTGGCGTATGGCTCAGCCTCTGGGATGTGTCATTGAAGCTGGAGCAGCGGCTGGTGAATCTTTTCCGCCGTGACAGCCAGGGCCGGCGCGCCTTCCTCGGGGATGTGGACCTGTTTCAGCACAACCCCCATTGGCGTGATCTGATCCAGTTTCATGAGTATTTCCATGGCGACAATGGCCGTGGGGTGGGCGCCAGCCACCAGACCGGCTGGAGTGCGATCGTCTGCAAGATGATCAACCAACTCTCCCAATATCCAGTGCCCTGA
- a CDS encoding 2-phosphosulfolactate phosphatase family protein, with the protein MQIHTFHTSEDVPDRGPGAAAAGPDAAVVIDVLRATTTIAWALQNGAEAVQAFADLDSLKAAAAAWPAAQRLTAGERGGARVEGFDLGNSPLAVTPALVAGKRIFMSTTNGTRSLDKVRTVPLLLTACLPNRAAVAARLLERQCEQVWIVGSGWEGSYSLEDTLAAGAVAQAAMDAAAAGGRSVEAGNDEMVAALALWQQWRHDPEGCLRTASHGRRLIGLGDHDDDFRCCASVDSLEIVPMQAEPGVLKAS; encoded by the coding sequence GTGCAGATCCATACCTTCCACACCTCCGAAGATGTGCCAGACCGCGGCCCTGGAGCAGCGGCGGCGGGCCCGGATGCGGCCGTGGTGATCGACGTGCTGCGCGCCACCACCACGATCGCCTGGGCACTCCAGAACGGCGCCGAGGCGGTGCAGGCGTTCGCCGATCTCGACAGCCTCAAGGCCGCGGCCGCGGCCTGGCCGGCCGCGCAACGGCTCACAGCCGGCGAACGGGGCGGCGCCCGGGTGGAGGGCTTCGATCTCGGCAACTCCCCCCTGGCCGTCACGCCGGCGCTGGTGGCGGGCAAGCGCATCTTCATGAGCACCACCAACGGCACCCGCTCGCTCGACAAGGTGCGCACTGTGCCCCTGCTGCTGACCGCCTGCCTGCCCAACCGCGCGGCAGTGGCGGCGCGGCTGCTGGAGCGGCAATGCGAGCAGGTGTGGATCGTGGGCAGCGGCTGGGAGGGCTCCTACTCGCTGGAAGACACCCTGGCGGCTGGCGCGGTGGCCCAGGCGGCGATGGATGCCGCAGCCGCTGGCGGCCGGTCGGTGGAGGCGGGCAATGACGAGATGGTGGCGGCGCTGGCGCTCTGGCAGCAGTGGCGCCACGATCCCGAAGGCTGCCTGCGTACCGCCAGCCATGGCCGGCGGCTGATCGGCCTGGGCGATCACGACGATGATTTCCGCTGCTGCGCCAGCGTGGATTCGCTTGAGATCGTGCCGATGCAGGCCGAGCCAGGCGTACTCAAAGCCAGCTGA
- a CDS encoding UbiD family decarboxylase: MTATLPRSSTRDLRGFLSLLEQRGQLRRITAPVDPDQELAAIADRVLARGGPGLLFENVIGSPMPVAVNLLGTVQRVVWSMGLESAEELEDLGARLALLQQPRPPKGLREAVRFGGVLWDVVKARPDLDLLPPCHQQVFKGENVNLDSLPLLRPWPGDAGGVITLGLVITKDPETGVPNVGVYRLQRQSVNTMTVHWLSVRGGARHLRKAAAMGKPLEVAVAIGVHPLLVMAAATPIPVQLSEWLFAGIYAGEGVRLAKCKTVNLEVPSHSEVVLEGTITPGEELPDGPFGDHMGFYGGVEASPLVRFQCMTQRRNPVFLTTFSGRPPKEEAMLAIALNRIYTPILRQQVPEIIDFFLPMEGLSYKLAVLSIDKAYPGQAKRAAMAFWTVLPQFTYTKFVVVVDKSINIRDPRQVIWAISAQVDPQRDLFVLEDTPFDTLDFASERLGLGGRLAIDATTKVGPEKRHDWGEPLRRPAAIEDRLDARWQELGLADIDATEPDPTLFGYTLENVLERLAARR; this comes from the coding sequence ATGACGGCCACGCTGCCGCGGAGTTCCACCAGAGATCTGCGGGGCTTTCTGTCGCTACTGGAGCAGCGCGGCCAGCTGCGGCGCATCACAGCCCCCGTCGACCCCGACCAGGAACTGGCTGCCATCGCCGACCGGGTGCTGGCCCGCGGGGGCCCCGGCCTGCTGTTCGAGAACGTGATCGGCAGCCCGATGCCGGTGGCTGTGAACCTGCTCGGCACCGTGCAGCGGGTGGTGTGGAGCATGGGCCTGGAGTCGGCCGAAGAGCTGGAGGATCTCGGTGCGCGGCTGGCCCTGTTGCAGCAGCCCCGGCCGCCGAAGGGGCTGCGCGAGGCGGTGCGCTTCGGCGGGGTGCTCTGGGATGTGGTGAAGGCCCGCCCCGACCTCGACCTGCTGCCGCCCTGCCACCAGCAGGTGTTCAAGGGGGAGAACGTGAACCTCGACAGCCTGCCGCTGCTGCGCCCCTGGCCCGGCGATGCCGGCGGGGTGATCACGCTCGGCCTGGTGATCACCAAGGACCCGGAAACGGGCGTGCCCAACGTGGGTGTCTACCGGCTGCAGCGCCAGTCGGTGAACACCATGACGGTGCACTGGCTGAGCGTGCGTGGCGGTGCCCGCCACCTGCGCAAGGCGGCGGCCATGGGCAAGCCCCTGGAGGTGGCCGTGGCGATCGGCGTGCACCCCCTGCTGGTGATGGCCGCCGCCACCCCGATCCCGGTGCAGCTCTCCGAATGGCTGTTCGCCGGCATCTACGCCGGCGAAGGGGTGCGGCTGGCCAAGTGCAAAACAGTGAACCTGGAGGTGCCCAGCCACAGCGAAGTGGTGCTGGAGGGCACGATCACCCCCGGCGAGGAACTGCCCGACGGCCCCTTCGGTGATCACATGGGCTTCTACGGCGGCGTCGAGGCGTCACCGCTGGTGCGCTTCCAGTGCATGACCCAGCGCCGGAACCCGGTGTTCCTCACCACCTTCAGCGGCCGCCCGCCAAAGGAGGAGGCGATGCTGGCGATCGCGCTCAACCGCATCTACACGCCGATCCTGCGGCAACAGGTGCCCGAGATCATCGATTTCTTCCTGCCGATGGAAGGGCTCAGCTACAAGCTGGCTGTGCTCTCGATCGACAAGGCCTATCCCGGCCAGGCGAAGCGGGCGGCGATGGCCTTCTGGACCGTCCTGCCCCAGTTCACCTACACCAAGTTCGTGGTGGTGGTCGACAAGTCGATCAACATCCGCGACCCGCGCCAGGTGATCTGGGCCATCAGTGCCCAGGTGGATCCCCAGCGCGATCTGTTCGTGCTGGAGGACACCCCGTTCGACACGCTGGATTTCGCCAGCGAGCGTCTGGGGCTGGGCGGCCGTCTGGCGATCGATGCCACCACCAAGGTCGGGCCGGAAAAGCGCCACGACTGGGGCGAACCGCTCCGCCGGCCGGCGGCGATCGAAGATCGGCTCGATGCCCGCTGGCAGGAGCTGGGCCTGGCCGACATCGACGCCACCGAACCGGATCCCACCCTGTTCGGCTACACCCTCGAGAACGTGCTGGAGCGTCTGGCGGCGCGGCGTTGA
- a CDS encoding carbon-nitrogen hydrolase family protein, giving the protein MTSFLAAALQLTSTPDPESNFAAAEELIDLAARRGADLVGLPENFAFMGNDERRLELAGSLAERCSRFLVTMARRYQVTLLGGGYPVPAGERATFNRAELVGTEGQLLARYDKIHLFDVDLPDGNTYRESGTVKAGETLPPVVDVPGLCRIGLSICYDVRFPELYRHLAGAGAELIMIPAAFTAFTGKDHWQVLLQARAIENTAYVMAPAQTGLHYGRRQSHGHALVIDPWGTVLADAGISPGLAVAPVDPDHGQRVRTQMPSLNHRRPSLF; this is encoded by the coding sequence GTGACGAGCTTCCTGGCCGCTGCTCTGCAACTCACCAGCACGCCCGATCCGGAGTCCAATTTCGCGGCCGCCGAGGAGCTGATCGATCTGGCGGCCCGGCGCGGCGCCGATCTGGTGGGGCTGCCCGAGAACTTCGCCTTCATGGGCAACGACGAGCGGCGGCTGGAGCTGGCGGGCAGCCTGGCCGAACGTTGCAGCCGCTTTCTGGTGACGATGGCGCGGCGCTACCAGGTGACTCTGCTGGGCGGCGGCTATCCGGTGCCGGCCGGGGAGCGGGCCACCTTCAACCGCGCAGAGCTGGTGGGCACCGAAGGCCAGCTGCTGGCCCGCTACGACAAGATCCACCTGTTCGACGTGGATCTTCCCGATGGCAACACCTATCGGGAGTCGGGAACGGTCAAAGCGGGCGAAACCTTGCCGCCGGTGGTGGATGTGCCGGGCCTGTGCCGCATCGGACTTTCGATCTGTTACGACGTCCGCTTTCCCGAGCTCTACCGCCACCTAGCCGGTGCTGGTGCCGAACTCATCATGATTCCGGCCGCCTTCACCGCCTTCACCGGCAAGGACCACTGGCAGGTGCTGCTGCAGGCGCGGGCGATCGAGAACACGGCCTACGTGATGGCACCGGCCCAGACCGGCCTGCACTACGGCCGCAGGCAGAGCCATGGCCACGCCCTGGTGATCGACCCATGGGGCACGGTGCTGGCGGATGCGGGAATTTCCCCCGGGCTGGCGGTGGCGCCGGTCGACCCTGATCATGGCCAACGGGTTCGCACCCAGATGCCGAGCCTGAACCACCGCCGTCCTTCGCTGTTCTGA
- a CDS encoding Rrf2 family transcriptional regulator → MIKRRGLQALKALLELAREPGAWRSVTQIAAAQSIPAPMLEQLLLQLRRADLVEARRGRSGGYRLRRVPAAIPVATVLQAVQADPALGPAAATASDPALAGEQVAQALVRRLQRALEQELAVLTLEELLFDLRSWQECLSEDGGLMVG, encoded by the coding sequence TTGATCAAGCGCCGCGGCCTGCAGGCGCTCAAGGCGCTGCTGGAGCTGGCCAGGGAGCCGGGCGCCTGGCGCTCGGTGACGCAGATCGCCGCCGCTCAGTCGATTCCGGCCCCGATGCTGGAGCAACTTCTGCTGCAGTTGCGGCGAGCCGATCTGGTGGAGGCGCGCCGGGGCCGCAGCGGCGGCTACCGCCTGCGGCGGGTACCGGCGGCGATTCCTGTCGCCACCGTGCTGCAAGCCGTGCAGGCTGATCCAGCTCTGGGGCCGGCGGCGGCTACAGCCAGCGACCCGGCACTGGCGGGCGAGCAGGTGGCCCAGGCTCTGGTGCGGCGTCTGCAGCGGGCGCTGGAGCAGGAACTGGCCGTGCTCACGCTCGAGGAACTGCTCTTCGATCTGCGCAGCTGGCAGGAATGCCTCAGTGAAGACGGCGGCCTGATGGTGGGCTAA